The following proteins are encoded in a genomic region of Nitratireductor sp. GISD-1A_MAKvit:
- the era gene encoding GTPase Era encodes MMSDENPVEQQAAETRSGFVALIGAPNAGKSTLLNQLVGAKVSIVTHKVQTTRAMIRGIATHDKTQIVFIDTPGIFNPRRTLDRAMVTTAWGGAKDADIVALLIDAERGIRGDAAAILEKLSDTAQPKVLILNKIDRVKRELLLELAAQANETVSFERTFMISALQGSGCEDLMDYLAASLPSGPWYYPEDQLSDLPMRQLAAEITREKLFLRLHQELPYAIHVETEKWEERKDGSVRIDQVVYVERDSQKKIVLGHKGSAIRAVGQAAREEMAEILDQKVHLFLFVKVREGWGNDPERYREMGLEFPS; translated from the coding sequence ATGATGAGTGATGAAAATCCGGTCGAACAGCAGGCGGCGGAAACCCGTTCTGGATTTGTGGCGCTGATCGGCGCGCCCAACGCAGGAAAGTCGACGCTGCTCAATCAGCTTGTCGGTGCCAAGGTTTCCATTGTCACCCACAAGGTCCAGACGACACGGGCCATGATTCGCGGCATCGCTACCCACGACAAAACGCAGATCGTGTTCATCGACACGCCTGGCATCTTCAACCCGAGACGCACTCTGGATCGGGCAATGGTGACCACGGCCTGGGGGGGAGCCAAGGATGCCGACATCGTCGCACTCCTGATCGATGCCGAGCGTGGTATCAGGGGGGATGCAGCCGCCATCCTTGAAAAACTTAGTGATACCGCCCAGCCCAAGGTCCTGATTCTAAACAAGATCGACCGGGTCAAGCGCGAGCTGCTCCTCGAGCTTGCAGCGCAGGCCAACGAGACGGTTTCCTTCGAACGGACCTTCATGATCTCGGCACTGCAGGGCTCAGGCTGCGAGGACCTTATGGATTATCTCGCAGCGTCGCTCCCGAGTGGACCATGGTACTATCCCGAAGATCAGCTTTCGGATCTGCCCATGCGGCAGCTTGCAGCCGAGATCACGCGCGAAAAGCTTTTCCTGAGATTGCATCAGGAACTGCCCTACGCAATCCATGTGGAAACGGAAAAATGGGAGGAGCGCAAGGACGGGTCCGTGCGCATCGATCAGGTCGTCTATGTGGAACGGGACAGCCAGAAGAAAATCGTGCTCGGACACAAGGGATCGGCAATTCGTGCTGTCGGTCAGGCAGCGCGCGAGGAAATGGCCGAAATCCTGGACCAGAAGGTCCATCTCTTTTTGTTTGTGAAGGTTCGGGAAGGCTGGGGCAACGATCCCGAGCGCTATCGTGAAATGGGGTTGGAATTCCCCAGTTGA
- the rnc gene encoding ribonuclease III → MILSKPASEKRLNRSQLLSEVAQRTEFAFSNAALVEEAMTHASARGRDGADYQRLEFLGDRVLGLAVAELLYESFPEASEGELSVRLNALVNADTLAEIADDLEIGSLIRMGSDLRAAASRKRANLRADVMEALIAVVFIEGGIDAARSFVRNHWGARARAEGADRRDPKTALQEWAHQVAGVTPSYRVEDRTGPDHDPVFSVAVEVEGYETARGKGRSKREAEQTAATAMLEREDVWRDNESA, encoded by the coding sequence TTGATTTTGTCTAAACCCGCGTCCGAAAAGCGCCTGAACCGATCTCAGCTTTTGAGCGAGGTCGCTCAGCGCACCGAATTTGCTTTCTCCAATGCGGCGCTCGTCGAGGAGGCCATGACACATGCCAGTGCGCGTGGCCGTGATGGTGCCGATTACCAGCGTCTGGAGTTCCTTGGTGACCGTGTTCTGGGCCTGGCGGTTGCAGAGCTGCTTTATGAGTCCTTTCCTGAGGCGAGTGAAGGCGAGCTTTCCGTGCGCCTCAATGCACTCGTCAATGCGGACACGCTGGCCGAGATCGCCGATGACCTGGAAATCGGCTCTCTCATTCGAATGGGAAGTGACCTGCGTGCGGCTGCCAGCCGCAAACGTGCCAATCTGCGCGCTGATGTCATGGAAGCGTTGATCGCTGTCGTGTTCATCGAGGGGGGGATTGACGCTGCACGCTCTTTCGTTCGCAATCACTGGGGCGCGAGGGCTCGCGCTGAAGGTGCTGACCGAAGAGATCCTAAAACCGCCTTGCAGGAATGGGCGCACCAGGTAGCCGGTGTCACGCCGAGCTATCGCGTGGAAGACAGGACGGGGCCGGATCATGATCCTGTGTTTTCGGTGGCGGTAGAGGTCGAGGGCTATGAGACAGCCCGGGGAAAAGGGCGCTCCAAGCGGGAAGCCGAGCAGACAGCGGCCACCGCGATGCTGGAGCGCGAAGATGTGTGGCGTGACAATGAGAGCGCATGA
- the lepB gene encoding signal peptidase I — protein MSVADKTKKKSGGVGETISVIVQALLIALVIRTFLFQPFSIPSGSMRPTLLEGDYLFVTKWAYGYSRHSLPFSPDLFSGRIWSSEPERGDVVVFKYPPNPSIDYIKRVVGLPGDKIQMREGVLHINDVAVQREKLEQINDPDITEMDRPVDVYRETLPNGVSYETLDLTTGGIGDNTREFIVPEGHYFMMGDNRDNSADSRFSVGFVPGENLVGRANIIFFSIAGGASPLELWRWPSEVRPSRFFNWVD, from the coding sequence ATGAGCGTGGCTGATAAGACGAAAAAGAAATCGGGTGGAGTGGGCGAAACCATAAGCGTGATCGTTCAGGCGCTCCTGATTGCGCTGGTCATCCGCACCTTTCTGTTTCAGCCATTCTCGATTCCGTCAGGCTCGATGCGGCCGACGCTGCTGGAAGGCGATTATCTGTTCGTCACCAAATGGGCATACGGTTATTCGCGCCACTCTTTGCCGTTCTCTCCAGATCTTTTCTCCGGACGGATCTGGTCTTCGGAGCCCGAGCGCGGCGATGTGGTCGTGTTCAAGTATCCGCCCAATCCCTCCATCGATTACATCAAGCGCGTGGTCGGTTTGCCTGGTGACAAAATCCAGATGCGTGAAGGCGTTCTCCACATCAATGATGTTGCCGTGCAGCGCGAAAAACTCGAACAGATCAACGATCCCGACATCACCGAGATGGACCGGCCCGTGGATGTCTATCGGGAGACGCTGCCGAATGGCGTTTCATACGAAACGCTTGACCTCACCACCGGTGGAATAGGCGATAACACGCGCGAGTTCATCGTACCCGAAGGCCACTATTTCATGATGGGCGACAACCGTGACAATTCGGCAGACAGCCGTTTCTCCGTCGGGTTCGTGCCGGGCGAGAATCTGGTGGGGCGTGCCAACATCATCTTCTTCTCGATTGCCGGTGGTGCGAGCCCACTGGAACTGTGGCGCTGGCCATCGGAAGTGCGACCGTCGCGATTCTTTAACTGGGTCGATTGA
- the acpS gene encoding holo-ACP synthase → MIIGIGSDLIDIRRIAKTLDRYGERFTQRVFTQVERQKSDKRRERAASYAKRFAAKEACSKALGTGISRGVFWREMGVVNLPGGKPTMELSGKAWEHLERMTPTGAKAVVHLTITDDYPLAQAFVIIEAVLDNTRSS, encoded by the coding sequence ATGATTATCGGCATTGGCAGCGATCTCATTGACATTCGCCGGATCGCCAAAACGCTAGATCGCTATGGCGAACGGTTCACGCAACGCGTGTTTACACAGGTCGAGCGGCAGAAGTCGGACAAACGACGAGAACGTGCGGCATCGTATGCGAAGCGTTTCGCAGCCAAGGAAGCCTGCTCGAAGGCGCTCGGAACCGGCATTTCACGTGGGGTCTTCTGGCGCGAGATGGGGGTCGTCAACCTGCCCGGCGGAAAACCCACGATGGAGCTCTCGGGCAAGGCATGGGAACACCTTGAGCGGATGACGCCGACGGGCGCCAAAGCGGTCGTTCACTTGACCATCACGGACGATTATCCCCTGGCTCAGGCCTTCGTCATCATCGAAGCCGTACTCGATAATACCCGGTCGAGCTGA
- a CDS encoding DUF2062 domain-containing protein: MVWPRRSFWRSAQYFVKRALRLTATPHAIAAGVAAGVFASFTPFMGFHFFIAAGLAWCLGGNLVASAIGTAVGNPLTFPLIWGATLETGRMILYGKELSHAAPLHLGRMLRHLEFSQLWEPLIKPMSIGALPLGIFFALVFYFATRWATVAFREQRRKRLAEKARRRASRQAFDARTATSS, encoded by the coding sequence ATGGTGTGGCCGCGCCGTTCGTTCTGGAGGTCTGCCCAATATTTCGTCAAGCGTGCGTTGCGCCTGACGGCAACGCCGCACGCCATCGCTGCCGGTGTCGCGGCCGGCGTTTTTGCATCCTTCACCCCTTTCATGGGCTTCCATTTCTTCATCGCGGCAGGGCTCGCCTGGTGCCTTGGCGGCAATCTTGTGGCCTCCGCGATCGGCACGGCGGTCGGCAATCCGCTCACCTTCCCGTTGATTTGGGGGGCGACACTGGAAACGGGACGGATGATTCTTTACGGAAAGGAACTGTCCCACGCTGCGCCGCTCCACCTTGGCAGGATGCTCCGGCATCTGGAGTTCTCTCAGCTTTGGGAACCGCTCATCAAGCCCATGTCCATCGGAGCTCTTCCGCTGGGCATTTTTTTCGCGCTGGTGTTTTACTTTGCTACACGCTGGGCAACGGTCGCTTTCCGCGAACAGCGCCGCAAACGGCTTGCCGAAAAGGCGCGTCGCAGAGCCAGCCGGCAGGCCTTCGACGCGAGGACAGCAACGAGTTCATGA
- a CDS encoding bifunctional (p)ppGpp synthetase/guanosine-3',5'-bis(diphosphate) 3'-pyrophosphohydrolase, with translation MMRQYELVERVQRYKPDVNEALLNKAYVYAMQKHGHQRRASGDPYFSHPLEVAAILTDMHLDEATIAVALLHDTIEDTSATRDEIDELFGPDIGKLVEGLTKLKRLDLVSKKAHQAENLRKLLLAISEDVRVLLVKLADRLHNMRTLDHVPEHKRLRIAEETMDIYAPLAGRMGMQDMREELEELAFRHINPEAFRAVTERLAEFFERNRGVIKAIEEALSHLFTENHIAALVKSRQKKPWSVFRKMETKALSFEQLSDIFGFRVLVDSIEDCYRALGIIHATWSMVPGRFKDYISTPKQNDYRSIHTTIVGPSRQRVELQIRTHEMHHIAEYGVAAHSIYKDFGGKVNGADHRISRDTNAYAWLRRTIEALSEGDTPEDFLENTKLELFQDQVFCFTPKGRLIALPRGATPIDFAYAVHTEVGDTCVGAKVNGRIMPLMTELKNGDEVEIIRSKAQVPPAAWESVVVTGKARAAIRRATRNAIRKQYSGLGARILERAFERANKQFSRDGLKPVLHRLGRQDVEDVLAAVGRGELSSQDVVRAVFPDYKDERVTHAPKEREEGWFNLRNAAGMLFQIPGRSSRKAKRVKGGSALEKGPGGALPIRGVSGDLPVSFAPEGAVPGDRIVGILHPGSGITIYPIQSPALTAFDDQPERWIDVRWDIDEHMKERFPVRMSVTAINEPGSLAEISQVIASNDANIHTLAMERTAPDFTEMLFDLEVWDLKHLTRLVSQLKEISSVSDAHRVNG, from the coding sequence ATGATGCGTCAGTACGAGCTTGTCGAGCGTGTCCAGCGCTACAAGCCGGACGTCAATGAGGCGCTTCTCAACAAGGCCTATGTCTACGCGATGCAGAAGCACGGCCATCAGCGTCGCGCTTCCGGTGATCCGTATTTTTCCCATCCACTTGAAGTCGCTGCCATCCTGACGGACATGCATCTGGACGAGGCCACAATAGCCGTGGCCCTGCTCCATGATACGATCGAGGACACGAGCGCCACGCGCGATGAGATCGATGAACTGTTCGGCCCCGATATCGGCAAGCTTGTCGAGGGGCTGACGAAGCTGAAACGCCTCGATCTGGTATCGAAAAAGGCCCACCAGGCCGAAAACCTGCGCAAGCTGCTATTGGCCATTTCAGAGGATGTCCGTGTTCTTCTCGTCAAGCTCGCCGACCGCCTGCATAACATGCGCACACTGGATCACGTGCCCGAGCACAAACGGCTGCGCATTGCCGAAGAGACGATGGACATCTATGCGCCGCTCGCCGGACGCATGGGCATGCAGGACATGCGCGAGGAGCTTGAGGAACTCGCCTTCCGGCATATCAATCCGGAGGCATTTCGTGCCGTTACGGAGCGACTGGCAGAGTTCTTCGAACGCAATCGCGGGGTGATCAAGGCCATTGAAGAGGCGCTGTCGCACCTTTTCACCGAGAATCACATCGCTGCACTGGTCAAAAGCCGTCAGAAAAAGCCGTGGTCGGTTTTCCGAAAGATGGAGACCAAGGCTCTCTCCTTTGAGCAATTGTCGGACATATTCGGTTTTCGTGTCCTGGTGGACAGTATTGAAGACTGTTATCGCGCGCTCGGGATCATTCACGCCACCTGGTCGATGGTGCCGGGACGCTTCAAGGACTACATTTCGACGCCGAAGCAGAACGATTACCGCTCCATCCACACAACGATCGTGGGGCCTTCACGTCAGCGTGTCGAACTGCAGATACGCACGCACGAAATGCATCATATTGCCGAATATGGTGTCGCCGCCCATTCGATCTACAAGGATTTTGGCGGGAAGGTGAATGGCGCTGACCATCGCATTTCACGCGACACGAATGCCTATGCCTGGCTGCGGCGCACCATCGAAGCGCTGTCGGAAGGCGATACACCGGAGGACTTTCTTGAGAACACCAAGCTGGAGCTGTTTCAGGATCAGGTTTTCTGCTTCACGCCCAAGGGGAGGCTGATCGCGCTCCCCCGCGGCGCCACGCCAATCGATTTTGCCTATGCGGTTCACACCGAGGTGGGGGATACCTGCGTGGGTGCAAAGGTCAATGGGCGTATCATGCCACTCATGACCGAGCTGAAGAATGGTGACGAGGTCGAAATCATCAGATCGAAGGCACAGGTGCCGCCTGCCGCGTGGGAATCGGTCGTGGTCACTGGCAAGGCGCGAGCGGCGATCCGCCGGGCAACCCGTAACGCGATCCGCAAACAGTATTCCGGGCTCGGAGCCCGGATTCTGGAGCGCGCATTCGAGCGGGCGAACAAGCAGTTTTCCCGTGATGGGCTGAAACCGGTTCTCCATCGGCTGGGGCGACAGGACGTTGAAGATGTTCTGGCCGCGGTTGGACGAGGCGAGCTTTCCTCTCAGGACGTGGTGCGCGCCGTGTTTCCAGACTACAAGGACGAGCGCGTCACCCATGCGCCCAAGGAGCGCGAGGAGGGGTGGTTCAATCTGCGCAATGCGGCCGGCATGCTGTTCCAGATTCCCGGGCGTTCTTCGCGCAAGGCAAAGCGGGTGAAGGGTGGCAGCGCACTTGAGAAGGGTCCCGGTGGCGCTTTGCCCATCCGTGGCGTTTCCGGCGATCTGCCGGTCAGCTTCGCACCGGAGGGGGCGGTGCCCGGAGATCGGATTGTCGGCATTCTTCACCCCGGCTCGGGCATCACCATCTATCCGATTCAATCGCCAGCCCTGACGGCGTTTGATGATCAGCCGGAGCGCTGGATTGATGTGCGCTGGGATATCGATGAACACATGAAGGAGCGTTTTCCGGTTCGCATGTCGGTAACCGCGATCAACGAACCTGGCTCGCTTGCCGAAATTTCGCAGGTCATTGCGTCGAACGACGCTAACATTCACACCCTCGCCATGGAACGGACGGCACCGGATTTCACCGAGATGCTGTTTGACCTTGAAGTCTGGGATCTGAAGCATCTCACGCGCCTTGTTTCCCAGCTCAAGGAAATCAGCAGCGTCAGCGATGCGCATCGGGTGAACGGATAA
- a CDS encoding NYN domain-containing protein: MFDPREKIALFIDGANLYATSRALGFDIDYRKLLSSFQERGYLLRAYYYTALVEDQEYSSIRPLIDWLDYNGYKVVTKPAKEFTDSAGRRKIKGNMDIELAIDALELSDVVDHYVVFSGDGDFRTLVEALQRKGRKVSVVSTIQSQPPMIADDLRRQADNFIDLSSLRDEVGRATSERSPRRVEPEPDSEETFDDL, translated from the coding sequence ATGTTCGACCCGCGGGAAAAAATCGCCCTCTTCATTGATGGCGCAAATCTTTATGCTACCTCGAGAGCGTTAGGTTTCGACATCGATTACAGGAAGCTTTTGAGCAGCTTTCAGGAACGCGGCTACCTTCTTCGCGCCTACTATTACACGGCTCTCGTCGAAGATCAGGAATATTCCTCCATACGCCCGCTGATCGACTGGCTCGATTACAATGGCTACAAGGTTGTCACCAAACCGGCCAAGGAATTCACCGATTCTGCCGGGCGCCGCAAAATCAAGGGCAATATGGACATCGAGCTGGCGATCGATGCGCTCGAACTCAGTGATGTGGTTGATCACTATGTCGTCTTTTCGGGTGACGGCGATTTTCGCACGCTGGTGGAAGCCCTGCAGCGCAAAGGCCGCAAGGTGAGCGTGGTTTCGACCATACAGTCGCAGCCTCCCATGATCGCCGACGACCTGCGACGCCAGGCGGACAATTTCATCGATCTCTCGTCCTTGCGCGATGAGGTGGGGCGTGCAACAAGCGAGCGTTCCCCACGCAGGGTGGAACCTGAACCTGACAGCGAAGAGACCTTCGACGATCTATGA
- a CDS encoding uracil-DNA glycosylase translates to MTSVPALDTEPPHDCRLCPRLHQFISEWRSREPEWFNGPVPTFLPEGGDDAVELLVVGLAPGLRGANKSGRPFTGDYAGDLLYSTLKTFRFARGEYEARPDDSLTLVNAAIVNAVRCVPPQNKPVGAEINTCRQHFFAPTLRRFPQLRAVLTLGLIAHQSTVRALGGRVAEHPFTHGGRQEIAGLSVFSSYHCSRYNTNTGRLTEEMFVNVFRDIREFLDK, encoded by the coding sequence ATGACCTCCGTTCCGGCGCTTGATACCGAGCCGCCACACGACTGTCGGCTTTGCCCGCGTCTGCATCAGTTCATTTCCGAATGGCGCTCCCGCGAACCGGAATGGTTTAACGGTCCCGTACCCACCTTCCTGCCCGAGGGAGGCGACGACGCGGTGGAGCTGCTTGTTGTGGGGCTGGCACCGGGGCTGAGAGGTGCCAACAAAAGTGGGCGCCCCTTCACCGGCGACTATGCCGGCGACCTCCTATACAGCACGTTGAAGACCTTTCGGTTTGCCCGTGGAGAATATGAGGCCCGGCCTGATGACAGCCTCACCCTTGTCAACGCGGCCATCGTCAACGCGGTGCGGTGCGTTCCGCCACAGAACAAGCCTGTTGGCGCGGAAATCAACACCTGCCGGCAACACTTTTTTGCGCCAACACTGAGGCGCTTCCCGCAGCTAAGAGCCGTGCTGACGCTTGGCCTGATCGCGCACCAGTCTACGGTGCGTGCACTGGGGGGACGGGTTGCAGAACATCCCTTCACACATGGCGGGCGACAGGAGATTGCGGGGCTTTCCGTTTTTTCGAGCTATCACTGCTCGCGTTACAACACGAACACCGGTCGCCTGACTGAAGAGATGTTCGTCAACGTTTTTCGTGACATACGCGAGTTTCTCGACAAATAG
- the smpB gene encoding SsrA-binding protein SmpB, with translation MTKDKNPNAKSIAENRKARFSYEVLDTLEAGIVLTGTEVKSLRDGHANIQEAYASVEDGECWLINSYIQEYSAGNRFNHEPRRKRKLLVSKRELGRLAQSIEREGMTLVPLRLYFNARGLAKLQLAVAKGKKLHDKRETAKKRDWNREKARLLKQNG, from the coding sequence ATGACAAAAGACAAAAATCCAAACGCCAAGTCCATCGCGGAAAACCGCAAGGCGCGTTTCTCCTATGAGGTGCTCGACACGCTCGAGGCAGGCATCGTGCTTACGGGAACCGAAGTGAAATCGTTGCGCGATGGCCATGCCAACATCCAGGAAGCCTACGCCTCCGTGGAAGACGGAGAGTGCTGGCTTATCAATTCCTATATTCAGGAATATTCGGCCGGCAACCGCTTCAATCATGAACCGCGGCGAAAGCGAAAGCTGCTTGTCTCTAAACGGGAGCTGGGACGGCTTGCGCAGTCTATCGAGCGGGAAGGCATGACGCTTGTGCCGTTGAGGCTCTACTTCAATGCGCGAGGCCTTGCCAAGCTTCAGCTTGCTGTCGCGAAAGGCAAGAAACTCCACGACAAGAGAGAAACGGCCAAGAAGCGCGACTGGAACCGGGAGAAGGCAAGACTTCTCAAGCAAAATGGCTGA
- the dapA gene encoding 4-hydroxy-tetrahydrodipicolinate synthase: protein MFRGSLTALVTPFARDGSLDKKAFRELVEWQISEGTTGLVPVGTTGESPTLTHEEHREVVRICVEAAAGRVPVIAGAGSNSTREAIALTKFAEEVKADAALVVTPYYNKPTQAGLYEHFAAVARATELPIIIYNIPPRSVIDMTPETMGRLANDFPNIVGVKDATAKVDRVSEQRLTCGKDFVQLSGEDASALGFNAHGGVGCISVTANVAPRLCAEFQEATLANDKEKALELQDRLMPLHKAIFIEPGLCGAKYALARLGRIGDTVRSPLVPIEASTAQRIDEAMKHAGLLN from the coding sequence ATGTTCAGGGGGTCTCTCACAGCGCTTGTGACACCGTTTGCCAGGGATGGCAGCCTGGACAAGAAAGCGTTCCGCGAACTCGTTGAGTGGCAAATTTCGGAAGGCACCACCGGTCTGGTGCCGGTCGGTACAACCGGTGAATCGCCTACACTCACCCATGAGGAGCACCGCGAGGTGGTTCGGATTTGCGTGGAGGCGGCCGCAGGGCGTGTTCCTGTCATTGCCGGTGCGGGTTCCAATTCAACCCGCGAAGCCATTGCGTTGACGAAATTTGCCGAAGAGGTGAAGGCCGATGCGGCGCTGGTCGTGACGCCCTATTACAACAAGCCGACCCAGGCAGGGCTTTATGAACATTTCGCCGCGGTTGCGCGTGCGACAGAACTGCCGATCATCATCTACAACATCCCTCCGCGCTCCGTGATCGATATGACACCGGAGACGATGGGGCGGCTGGCGAACGACTTTCCCAACATCGTCGGCGTGAAGGATGCGACTGCGAAGGTGGATCGGGTTTCCGAACAGCGCCTCACATGTGGCAAGGATTTTGTTCAGCTGTCGGGCGAAGACGCCTCCGCGCTGGGCTTCAACGCTCATGGCGGTGTCGGCTGCATCTCGGTAACCGCGAATGTTGCCCCGCGCCTGTGCGCCGAGTTTCAGGAAGCAACGCTTGCCAATGACAAGGAAAAGGCGCTCGAATTGCAGGACCGCCTGATGCCGCTGCACAAGGCGATCTTCATCGAGCCGGGACTGTGCGGCGCCAAATACGCCCTGGCACGCCTCGGCAGGATCGGAGACACGGTGCGTTCGCCGCTGGTTCCCATTGAAGCATCGACGGCACAGCGCATCGACGAGGCCATGAAGCATGCAGGGTTGCTGAATTGA
- a CDS encoding transglycosylase SLT domain-containing protein, whose product MTIRTALPFLFMLLALPLAQAQSLPELAPIPFARPDNISPKPGNPGSAIDALTAAGVSRPEVARSGVAPSARVRTMTQGLDALTRGDIRAARRARNRLEKASLERRVLNWALAQSNNRSLSSTDISAVADSLANWPGALKLRAQAERALFRENRRPQLVISLLGSKRPQTFHGVVALGRAYLSLGQKEKARALVSSYWRKANLDASSENTFLKTFGKLLSKADHRFRMEQMMYRKRIRSAERVAGRADGKELVKAWAAVIRGHKNALRLLNAVPMSKRTAGYIFAKTRYLRRADRFDEAAALILTAPLDAESLVDPDEWWVERRVLSRELLDIDDPERAYQVAVAHSAESPARAADAEFHAGWYALRFLYDAPTAARHFSRIERIASGPISRARANYWMGRAAEAGGPGEATEFYEKAAHYGATFYGQLATAALDREELTAHKPAATDRDRRHFSARTLVRAIKLLEQTNHAWRADGFYRELAQTLTNPGELSLLVDMAKARKDYMTALRIGKIAASRGLDIGALAHPLGAIPAAAALPAPREALAYAVARQETEFNTSAVSPAGARGLLQLMPATAREMARRSGLPYSRTRLKADPIYNIRLGAAYLDQQLGRFNGSYILTFAGYNAGPSRAVDWMKRYGDPRGKPVEEIVDWVERIPYTETRNYVQRVMENLQVYKMRLTGKFDMARDIAAGG is encoded by the coding sequence ATGACGATACGAACCGCGCTTCCATTCCTGTTCATGCTGCTTGCCTTGCCTCTGGCACAAGCCCAGTCTCTGCCAGAGCTGGCGCCCATACCTTTTGCCCGCCCTGACAACATTTCCCCAAAACCCGGCAATCCGGGTTCAGCCATCGATGCGCTGACGGCTGCAGGGGTTTCTCGTCCGGAGGTGGCCAGGAGCGGTGTAGCTCCATCAGCCAGGGTGCGGACGATGACCCAAGGGCTGGACGCTCTGACCCGCGGTGACATTCGGGCCGCACGCAGAGCGCGCAACCGCCTGGAAAAGGCCAGCCTCGAACGACGTGTCCTGAACTGGGCCCTGGCCCAGAGCAACAACCGGTCGCTCTCAAGCACAGACATCAGCGCAGTTGCCGACAGTCTGGCAAACTGGCCCGGAGCGCTCAAGCTGCGTGCTCAGGCCGAGCGCGCGCTCTTTCGCGAAAACAGGCGGCCTCAGCTTGTGATATCGCTGCTGGGCAGCAAGAGACCACAGACCTTTCACGGCGTGGTGGCGCTTGGCCGGGCCTATCTTTCGCTCGGACAGAAGGAGAAGGCGCGCGCACTGGTTTCGTCATATTGGCGCAAGGCCAATCTCGACGCCTCGAGCGAAAACACATTTCTCAAGACGTTCGGCAAACTGCTTTCCAAGGCGGACCACCGCTTTCGCATGGAACAGATGATGTATCGCAAGCGCATTCGCTCGGCCGAGCGGGTTGCCGGCCGTGCCGATGGCAAAGAGCTTGTGAAGGCATGGGCCGCCGTCATCCGCGGTCACAAGAACGCGCTGAGGCTGCTCAATGCCGTACCGATGAGCAAAAGAACGGCAGGCTATATCTTCGCCAAGACGCGGTACCTGCGGCGTGCCGACCGGTTTGACGAAGCTGCGGCACTGATCTTGACAGCTCCGCTGGACGCGGAAAGCCTCGTTGATCCCGATGAATGGTGGGTGGAACGGCGGGTCCTGTCGCGCGAACTCCTCGATATCGATGACCCGGAAAGGGCCTATCAGGTGGCCGTGGCGCATTCTGCCGAAAGCCCGGCCCGGGCGGCGGACGCCGAGTTTCACGCTGGCTGGTACGCACTGCGTTTTCTGTATGACGCCCCGACCGCGGCCAGACATTTCAGCCGCATTGAGCGAATTGCGAGCGGTCCCATTTCAAGGGCGCGTGCAAACTACTGGATGGGGCGTGCTGCAGAAGCCGGCGGCCCTGGAGAAGCCACGGAATTCTACGAGAAAGCCGCGCACTATGGAGCGACATTCTACGGGCAACTGGCCACGGCCGCACTGGACCGGGAAGAATTGACCGCGCACAAGCCCGCCGCCACCGATCGTGATCGCCGGCATTTCTCCGCACGCACCCTCGTGCGTGCAATCAAGTTGCTCGAACAGACCAACCATGCGTGGCGGGCAGATGGTTTTTATCGGGAGCTCGCACAGACCCTGACAAACCCTGGCGAGCTATCGCTGCTTGTCGACATGGCAAAGGCGCGCAAGGACTATATGACTGCGCTCCGGATCGGCAAGATTGCCGCCAGCAGAGGCCTCGACATTGGTGCGCTGGCACATCCGCTTGGCGCCATCCCGGCTGCGGCCGCCCTGCCCGCCCCCCGCGAGGCCCTCGCCTATGCCGTGGCGCGGCAGGAGACCGAATTCAACACCAGTGCGGTCTCGCCGGCTGGCGCGCGCGGGCTGCTGCAACTCATGCCGGCGACTGCCCGCGAGATGGCGCGCAGAAGCGGCCTGCCCTACTCGCGCACCCGGCTGAAGGCCGATCCAATCTACAACATCAGACTTGGGGCAGCCTATCTCGACCAACAGCTCGGACGCTTCAACGGATCCTATATCCTGACATTCGCCGGTTATAATGCAGGGCCGAGCCGGGCCGTTGACTGGATGAAACGCTATGGCGACCCGCGCGGCAAACCGGTCGAAGAGATTGTCGACTGGGTCGAGCGCATCCCCTATACCGAGACCCGCAACTATGTTCAAAGAGTGATGGAAAATCTGCAGGTCTACAAAATGCGCCTGACCGGCAAGTTCGACATGGCCCGGGACATCGCTGCAGGCGGTTAG